Genomic segment of Pongo pygmaeus isolate AG05252 chromosome 1, NHGRI_mPonPyg2-v2.0_pri, whole genome shotgun sequence:
TGAattataattttgataaagtcacCCTTTTGATGATGAGTGAACTCTTTATATAATTGGGATACTAACCATGTATTGGCATATGCTTTCTTTCCTCAATTCCTGGATCAATATGGAACATGAATATTAACTATGCCCTAATACTATTACATGGCTGATACATGCTTAACTTTGATGATCTCATGAGATATTTGAAAAGCATTTTACTGCCTTCCTAACCCATCCCCCTGTATGTTTCTCCAGTGTTTTAGAAACCCCCTTACCCCTCAGATATGCAGTGTTATGATGTCTTTTCTGGGCAATGTCCTTTGCtttcatccatttattttaaGTTATCTGACAAATAGTTTTCACTAATGtgttgcaaaataaaaaaagataaatactgtacTTTTACTGAAAGTAATAAGCACCTGATTGTAGTGAGTACAATACCTGTTTAAGAAGACTATGTTCAATGATTCTTTCTACCAGCTTGCAGATGGAAACACATTTTTGTGTTTATGGAGCCCTCTTGTATTTATTTAGAATACATGTGAACACGGCAGGAGAAAGGGAAggtataagaaagaaaagagaaggaaaagagatcAAGAGGACATTTTTttacattagttttttttttccaccaagtTGAATGCTCTTTgaggaaaaaaacacatgaaactgtttttcctctgcttccGTACCACACAACAATCAACATATAAGATGTATGGGACCAAATGAGTGGGGGATTTTTGATACATACCAAGCAAACAATAATTTCTGCAGTGGACACCACTTGGGTGTCCTCcaaatcaattccattctgcCACTATCTACAGTCAAATGCTCTAGCCCAAGCTAAACTCCCATGACCATCGGCCACTATCCAtctggagatagtgtcagatcccacagggtgagggctcagtcccataaTACTGCCTTCCATTTCCAGTGCCAATTACAAGCCCCAAGTTGTCCTGTGCTTTTGACCAAGTGATTGTAAATTGGGGATCCCACGGCCCTTCCTTGGGTTCAGTTAGTTTACTATAGAGGCTCACAGAATTCAAGGAAACACTTACCTATGTTTACtatttattataaatgatattacaAAGTAAACATAGAAACAGTCAGATGAAAAGACACAGAGGGTGAGGTCTGGAAGAGCATAAGAGCTTCTGCCTCTGTGGAGTTGGGGCATGCCACCCTCCAGGCACATGGATGGGTTCATATCACCCTCCTGTTCAGCTTCATGAGTTTAGTTGTCCAGAAGTTTTCTGTCCTCTCCTTTTGGCCCTTATATGGAGACTTTATTGAATAGTCATGATTGAAGCATGGACAATTGCATAGAAATATGATTGAACAAAGAGTATGACCTAATGTTGATAGAGTGAGTGGGGACACCCATGAAGGCCTGTCTgatcagattcttcttggcctctttgTATAGCATTCCCTCCCCCAGGGTATGAGAGAGGACCTCTTTTGAAACAGAGGTCTTATGACATACAGTCAGACAAGGTagtcagataatttctttgtGACCAAAAGTGGGGAAAGATtggattatatttttagtttctaagGTTTTCTTTGGGGAGAAAAAGAAGCAGGTGAAAAGAGGGAAGGCGAAGATCACAGAGAGAGATTTGGTTTTCTGAGGCCTAAAAAACCACAACATCATAACTATGGAGTCATGAACCAGAAACCCTAGACAAAAAACCAACATTGTAATCATATCACTCCCTCCCTTTTTGCTTCATCTTTTGATGAAAGCACAGCCACAGTGACCACAGAGTCTCCCATTTACCATATGCATGGGAAGGAGTCGACTGTCAAAAGACACCTCCTGACACCCTTTGAGGACCCTTGAACCTCCCCAAGGCCCTCTTCAGAGCTCCAGTCACATCCTTGTTTCTAAGGCTGTAGATGAGGGGGTTCAGCATGGGTGTGAGAATGGTGTAAAACACAGAGAGGACTTTGTCCTGGGCTGGTGTGTGGTAAGAGTGTGGCAGCATGTAGGTGTACATGGCAGCCCCATAGAACAAGGACACCACAGTCATGTGGGATGAACAAGTGGCAAATGCCTTCTTCCTGCCCTCCACTGAGCTCATGCGCTGAACTGTAGTCAGGATTCGGGCATAGGAAGCAAGGACTACAGAGAAAGGAATCAGCAGCATCAAAACACAGCACACATACATCACTGTCTCGTAGAGGGCTGTGTCTGCACATGCCAACTTCAGGACTGCCGGCGCCTCACAGAAGAAGTGGTTAATCTCCCGGGAATTGCAGAAGGGAAAGCTCATGGTGATGGGGGTTAGGAGGAAGCCATCCAAAGAGCCCCCAAACCAGGAACCTGCTATAATCATCCAACAGACCCGGCGGCTCATGAGGACAGGGTATCTCAGAGGGTTGCAAATGGCCACATAGCGGTCATAGGCCATGAGGCCCAGCAGGAAGAATTCAGCTCCCACAAGGGTAAGGTAGAGGAAGTGTTGAGCTGTGCATCCCACAAAGGAAATGGTCCTCTGATCCAGCAGGTAATCAACCAGCATCTTAGGCACAATGGTGGAAATGTACATCATGTCAATTAAGGAAAGGTGGCTGAGGAGGAAGTACATGGGTGTATGAAGGCGCAAATCTGTTTGGATCAGGAAGATCATAACCCCATTGGCCATCAGTGCGGTGAAGAAGATGATAGAGATGATGGCAAAAAGAAGATCTGAGGTTTCCTTTCTGTTGAACAGCCCAATGAAAGTGAAATCTGTAGAGGATGTGTTGTACTCTTCCATTGATCCTACAATTGTGCCGATATAAGGTAATATCTTCCAAATAAGATGATAGCATTCCCAGGGCAGTAAAATAACAACATGTGAATTAATTGTTAGGcagtaaaacttttaaaagtgggaagaaaacatttaaaaaatagtattcttGGCACATTGAGACTGATACCTAGCATTTAATCTATTCCAgaaggtttttaaataaaattggtcATTATTAATCAATAATAGCTTAAATACATTGGAGAAGATGAGGTCAGCAGATGATACTGTATTACAATGATATACATAACAATGACTAAGGTTGCATACCATGCTACACAGCAGTT
This window contains:
- the LOC129033098 gene encoding olfactory receptor 2T1; translated protein: MEEYNTSSTDFTFIGLFNRKETSDLLFAIISIIFFTALMANGVMIFLIQTDLRLHTPMYFLLSHLSLIDMMYISTIVPKMLVDYLLDQRTISFVGCTAQHFLYLTLVGAEFFLLGLMAYDRYVAICNPLRYPVLMSRRVCWMIIAGSWFGGSLDGFLLTPITMSFPFCNSREINHFFCEAPAVLKLACADTALYETVMYVCCVLMLLIPFSVVLASYARILTTVQRMSSVEGRKKAFATCSSHMTVVSLFYGAAMYTYMLPHSYHTPAQDKVLSVFYTILTPMLNPLIYSLRNKDVTGALKRALGRFKGPQRVSGGVF